The Armatimonadota bacterium genome includes a window with the following:
- a CDS encoding glycosyl transferase family 1, with translation MHTHPMKEEAIRVLHLLRPSAGGMRTHVRTLLEHHDLSRLRVTLAAPAAMRDALYSALEDRAAFRGIEMTDPAVPFGLIYSGILLSGLIRKEKFHIIHAHGVRATLAAALAGGGARVRLATLHGPLPRPVNPAARSMLTLALRAMDHVVAPSERIRQDLLKAGLDRSQVSLIPEGVDAARVSEEDKLRALRGAGLDPTRPVVLFPARLCPGSQFRPVSRAAAEILRLAPEAQVVVGGEAPPDASSRRLQRALAQMGATCTGAVDDLCALLAAASVIVAPAPCPDLSRTLLESMALGVPPVCVDSGDARWPVQDGVTGRLVPPGNPAALAEAAVSLLRHPEEAERLGRAARERVRTEHSGQQMARRLEILYETLLSRAEGGGACAAQL, from the coding sequence GTGCACACGCACCCGATGAAGGAAGAAGCCATCCGCGTGCTTCACCTGCTGCGTCCTTCGGCAGGCGGAATGCGCACGCACGTCCGCACGCTTCTGGAACACCACGACCTCTCCCGCCTGCGCGTGACCCTGGCGGCCCCTGCGGCCATGCGGGATGCTCTCTATAGCGCCCTGGAAGACCGCGCCGCCTTTCGTGGCATAGAGATGACTGATCCGGCCGTCCCTTTCGGCCTGATCTACTCGGGCATCCTGCTGTCCGGGCTCATCAGAAAGGAGAAGTTCCATATCATTCACGCCCACGGCGTGCGCGCCACGCTTGCGGCGGCGTTGGCCGGCGGAGGAGCACGCGTCCGCCTTGCCACCCTGCATGGGCCGTTGCCCCGCCCCGTGAATCCGGCCGCCCGCTCCATGCTGACCCTGGCGCTCAGGGCCATGGACCACGTGGTCGCGCCGTCCGAACGCATCCGTCAGGATCTGCTTAAGGCAGGACTGGACCGATCGCAGGTCTCACTCATTCCGGAGGGTGTTGACGCGGCGCGTGTCTCCGAAGAGGACAAATTGCGGGCGTTGCGCGGCGCCGGACTGGATCCAACTCGCCCGGTGGTGCTTTTCCCGGCGCGCCTCTGTCCGGGCAGCCAGTTCCGGCCTGTGAGCCGGGCGGCCGCAGAGATCCTCCGGCTGGCGCCGGAGGCGCAGGTTGTCGTGGGCGGAGAAGCTCCCCCGGATGCCTCGTCCCGGCGTCTGCAACGCGCCCTCGCGCAGATGGGAGCAACTTGCACCGGCGCGGTGGACGACCTGTGCGCCCTTCTTGCTGCGGCTTCTGTCATCGTGGCGCCCGCCCCCTGCCCGGACCTTTCCCGCACACTGCTGGAATCTATGGCTTTGGGTGTTCCTCCCGTCTGTGTGGACAGCGGCGATGCGCGATGGCCGGTGCAGGATGGCGTTACGGGCAGGCTGGTGCCGCCGGGGAACCCGGCCGCTCTGGCGGAGGCGGCCGTTTCGCTGCTCCGCCACCCTGAAGAGGCGGAGAGACTGGGGAGGGCGGCGCGGGAGCGCGTCCGCACGGAACATTCGGGTCAACAGATGGCCCGCAGGCTGGAGATCCTTTACGAGACCCTGCTGTCCCGGGCGGAAGGAGGCGGAGCTTGCGCGGCGCAGCTCTGA